The Ziziphus jujuba cultivar Dongzao chromosome 7, ASM3175591v1 genome includes a region encoding these proteins:
- the LOC107424099 gene encoding uncharacterized protein LOC107424099 isoform X1 → MATSSKFDLSSGSPDRPLYVSGQRGSHIAASLDRSGSFRESMENPILSSLPNMSRSTSTVTQGDVISFLQQSPFDPKEHMSIHKGDFKGHMNVVLGISPDKSPSGSIKGKLLPSPSPEDIKRVKAGLRETSAKARARTKSLTEALLVFNKFFPSIASKKRSRSEAYANDRSGAVMSSDRSGIGHSMGKIGTQSHAIPGGFELEQQKSEERTKNAVPNKRTRTSLGDVRMDMRSNTLVRPTGAVDRDREMLRLPNSGAVQGEDRTLSIGIDGWEKTKMKKKRSGIKPDASPSTIPTKPMDGYREIKQGMQQRPVSDARSRLNNDSHGFRPGVASGAVEVGKSDGISQQTSLGIRSSVPRADPDSSSLINDRRERPTGSDKERTNLRAVNKANVRDDSNSASPTSNTKINASIRAPRSGSGVAPKLSPVVHRASISNDWESHCTNKPPVAVGANNRKRMASARSSSPPVTWGGQRPQKNSRIARRSNFVPIVTSNDETSALDSTSDVTGNDTGLGFAKRLPGNSPQQVKLKGEPLSSAALSESEESGAAEIKSRDKVKKSDDIEEKSIQNVQKVSTLVLPSRKNKLVSGEDLADGVRRQGRTGRGFTSTRSLMPMTGEKIGSVGTAKQLRSARHGFDKTESKTGRPPTRKPSDRKAYTRQKHTAINASADFLVGSDDGHEELVAAAKAVVNAAHSFSSPFWRQMEPFFGFISDSDIAYLKQQGNLESAVLTPAQVNSSVDFTVSNGYVSNEYETRNIEYPIEQLVLGTGDAHVIPICQRLIAALISEEDYGSVSEDLKVDAYGPEFDLDGELESNNLDHHSLVSFQVAGHTTFNGYRITGKPENDERETNILSIPNKSINSNFGHSKNGLISDQALMASRACSDFQYCNMQLNEKILLEIQSIGIYPETVPDVEQMRDQETSEEISKLEEKYHEQVSKRKSLLDRLLKSVSVTKELQEKNYVVYREYERRAHDKLVAMAYQKYMTCWGPNATGGKSSSNKMARQAASAFVKRTLDRCRTYEDTGKSCFSEPLYRDIFISGFSNLNDARYGDTTAEGDSTKSYASIRYLEGSQQSPSQLSQNMDSYDIISQDVLVPLNHVSDQTGVKEDTWSNRVKKRELSLDDVCGTAGTSSAPSVMGSSLSSSAKGKRSERDRDGKGHNREVLSRNGTAKIGRPALSNVKGERKSKTKPKQKTTQLSVSVNGLLGKMSEQPKPTLPSVSKSSEMTTSSKVKEKDDFGFDALDDPESIDLSKLPGMDVLGVPDELDGQAGDLGSWLSVVDDDGLQDHDFMGLEIPMDDLSDLNMMV, encoded by the exons ATGGCAACATCCAGCAAGTTTGATCTCTCATCTGGCAGCCCTGATAGACCATTATATGTCAGTGGGCAGCGTGGATCCCACATAGCTGCTTCATTGGACAGATCAGGTAGCTTTCGTGAGAGCATGGAGAACCCAATACTATCTTCCCTTCCGAACATGTCAAGAAGCACATCCACAGTAACCCAAGGAGATGTGATTAGCTTCCTCCAACAATCGCCCTTCGATCCAAAAGAGCATATGTCTATTCATAAAGGGGACTTTAAGGGACATATGAACGTTGTTCTTGGCATTTCACCAGATAAATCTCCCTCTGGTTCTATTAAAGGCAAGTTGCTACCATCTCCATCACCAGAGGACATCAAACGAGTCAAGGCTGGTCTTCGTGAAACCTCTGCCAAGGCCAG GGCACGTACGAAATCTCTCACTGAAGCCTTATTAGTATTCAACAAGTTTTTTCCAAGCATAGCTTCTAAAAAGAGATCTCGCTCAGAAGCTTATGCCAATGACCGATCAGGTGCAGTGATGTCAAGTGATCGATCAGGCATCGGGCATAGCATGGGTAAGATTGGGACTCAAAGTCATGCCATCCCTGGTGGTTTTGAACTTGAGCAGCAAAAATCAGAAGAGCGGACTAAAAATGCTGTCCCAAATAAGCGCACTCGAACTTCTTTGGGGGATGTGAGG ATGGATATGCGGAGTAATACTCTTGTCAGGCCAACTGGGGCTGTAGATAGGGATAGGGAAATGCTGAGGCTTCCAAATAGTGGTGCAGTTCAGGGTGAGGATAGGACTTTATCTATTGGAATCGATGGTTGGGAAAAgacaaaaatgaagaagaagcgTTCTGGGATAAAGCCAGATGCTTCTCCAAGTACAATACCAACTAAACCTATGGATGGCTACCGGGAAATTAAACAGGGAATGCAGCAAAGACCTGTTAGCGATGCCAGATCAAGGTTAAATAATGACTCTCATGGTTTTAG GCCAGGAGTGGCTAGTGGAGCTGTTGAAGTTGGAAAATCGGATGGAATCTCCCAACAGACTAGCTTGGGTATCCGTTCATCCGTCCCTAGGGCTGATCCAGATAGCAGTTCCCTTATCAATGATAGGAGGGAGCGCCCTACTGGTTCAGATAAGGAAAGGACGAATCTCAGAGCTGTTAATAA AGCAAATGTTCGTGATGATTCAAATTCAGCTAGTCCTACctcaaatacaaaaattaatgcATCTATCCGGGCTCCACGGTCAGGCTCAGGAGTTGCACCAAAGTTGTCTCCAGTTGTCCATAGAGCATCGATTTCCAATGATTGGGAATCTCATTGTACAAACAAGCCCCCTGTGGCTGTTGGAGCCAACAACCGCAAACGAATGGCATCAGCACGGTCTTCGTCTCCACCCGTTACCTGGGGAGGCCAGAGGCCACAGAAAAATTCCCGCATTGCGAGAAGATCTAATTTTGTTCCCATAGTTACAAGTAATGATGAAACTTCTGCTTTGGATAGCACATCTGATGTTACGGGTAATGATACTGGGTTGGGATTTGCTAAACGTTTGCCAGGAAATTCTCCTCAGCAAGTTAAGTTAAAAGGTGAACCATTGTCTTCAGCTGCATTATCTGAGAGTGAGGAGTCAGGGGCTGCTGAAATAAAATCCAGAGATAAAGTTAAAAAGTCTGATGATATAGAAGAGAAATCCATACAGAATGTTCAAAAGGTTTCCACTCTGGTCTTGCCATCAAGAAAGAATAAGCTGGTTAGTGGAGAAGACCTTGCAGATGGAGTTCGGAGGCAAGGGAGGACTGGACGAGGCTTTACTTCGACAAGGTCTCTCATGCCAATGACCGGAGAAAAGATCGGCAGTGTTGGAACTGCAAAACAACTTAGAAGTGCCAGGCATGGTTTTGACAAGACGGAAAG CAAGACTGGTCGTCCACCAACTAGAAAACCTTCTGACCGTAAGGCCTATACACGTCAAAAGCATACAGCAATAAATGCATCTGCAGATTTCCTTG TTGGTTCCGATGATGGACATGAAGAGCTTGTGGCAGCTGCAAAAGCTGTTGTAAATGCTG CTCATTCCTTTTCCAGTCCCTTTTGGAGGCAGATGGAgccattttttggttttatctcTGATTCAGACATTGCTTACTTAAAGCAACAG GGAAATCTTGAATCTGCAGTGCTGACACCAGCCCAAGTTAATTCAAGTGTAGATTTTACCGTCTCTAATGGATATGTTTCGAATGAATATGAAACAAGGAATATAGAATATCCAATTGAACAGTTAGTACTGGGTACAGGGGATGCTCATGTAATACCCATCTGTCAAAGACTCATAGCGGCGTTGATTTCAGAGGAGGATTATGGTAGTGTAAGTGAAGACCTCAAAGTTGATGCATATGGACCTGAATTTGATCTGGATGGAGAATTGGAATCAAATAACTTGGATCACCATTCACTGGTTAGCTTTCAGGTTGCTGGGCATACTACTTTTAACGGTTATAGAATAACTGGAAAGCCAGAAAATGATGAGCGTGAAACCAATATATTGAGCATCCCTAACAAATCAATCAACTCAAATTTTGGCCATTCGAAAAATGGCTTGATTTCAGATCAAGCATTGATGGCTAGCAGGGCATGTTCAGATTTTCAATATTGTAATATGCAGCTGAATGAAAAAATTCTTTTGGAGATTCAAAGTATTGGAATCTACCCAGAAACAGTG CCTGATGTAGAGCAGATGAGAGATCAAGAAACCAGTgaagaaataagtaaattagaGGAGAAGTATCATGAACAG GTTTCCAAGAGGAAAAGCTTGCTAGATAGATTGTTGAAGTCTGTCTCAGTAACAAAAGAACTCCAAGAAAA aaattaTGTTGTTTACAGGGAGTATGAACGCCGAGCACATGACAAACTTGTTGCAATGGCTTATCAAAAGTATATG ACTTGTTGGGGTCCTAATGCCACTGGTGGGAAGAGTTCCAGTAATAAAATGGCCAGGCAAGCTGCCTCAGCATTTGTAAAACGGACATTAGATCGGTGTCGCACATATGAAGATACAGGCAAGAGCTGCTTCAGCGAGCCCTTATATAGGGATATATTTATTTCTGGGTTTTCTAACCTCAATGATGCACGGTATGGGGATACCACCGCAGAAGGTGATTCTACCAAATCATATGCCTCCATCCGTTATTTGGAAG GTTCACAACAAAGCCCGTCACAATTGAGTCAGAATATGGATAGCTATGATATTATCTCTCAAGATGTGCTGGTGCCTCTAAATCACGTATCTGATCAAACTGGTGTTAAAGAAGACACATGGTCAAATAGGGTGAAGAAGAGGGAGTTGTCCCTTGATGATGTTTGTGGTACTGCTGGTACTTCAAGTGCTCCATCTGTCATGGGAAGCTCTTTATCAAGCAGTGCAAAAGGAAAGAGGAGTGAGAGGGACAGAGATGGAAAAGGGCATAACAGAGAGGTGTTGTCGAGAAATGGAACTGCAAAAATTGGCCGGCCAGCATTATCCAATGTTAAGGGTGAGAGGAAATCGAAAACCAAGCCTAAACAGAAAACAACTCAGCTATCAGTTTCGGTAAATGGTCTTCTTGGAAAGATGTCAGAGCAACCGAAACCCACATTGCCTTCTGTATCAAAATCAAGTGAAATGACCACCAGTAGCAAGGTCAAGGAAAAAGATGATTTCGGATTTGATGCGTTAGATGACCCTGAGTCTATTGACTTGTCGAAACTACCAGGAATGGATGTACTAGGTGTTCCTGATGAACTTGATGGTCAAGCAGGAGATTTGGGTTCATGGTTGAgtgttgttgatgatgatggaTTGCAAGATCACGACTTTATGGGCCTTGAAATTCCCATGGATGACCTTTCAGACTTAAATATGATGGTGTGA
- the LOC107424099 gene encoding uncharacterized protein LOC107424099 isoform X2: MATSSKFDLSSGSPDRPLYVSGQRGSHIAASLDRSGSFRESMENPILSSLPNMSRSTSTVTQGDVISFLQQSPFDPKEHMSIHKGDFKGHMNVVLGISPDKSPSGSIKGKLLPSPSPEDIKRVKAGLRETSAKARARTKSLTEALLVFNKFFPSIASKKRSRSEAYANDRSGAVMSSDRSGIGHSMGKIGTQSHAIPGGFELEQQKSEERTKNAVPNKRTRTSLGDVRMDMRSNTLVRPTGAVDRDREMLRLPNSGAVQGEDRTLSIGIDGWEKTKMKKKRSGIKPDASPSTIPTKPMDGYREIKQGMQQRPVSDARSRLNNDSHGFRPGVASGAVEVGKSDGISQQTSLGIRSSVPRADPDSSSLINDRRERPTGSDKERTNLRAVNKANVRDDSNSASPTSNTKINASIRAPRSGSGVAPKLSPVVHRASISNDWESHCTNKPPVAVGANNRKRMASARSSSPPVTWGGQRPQKNSRIARRSNFVPIVTSNDETSALDSTSDVTGNDTGLGFAKRLPGNSPQQVKLKGEPLSSAALSESEESGAAEIKSRDKVKKSDDIEEKSIQNVQKVSTLVLPSRKNKLVSGEDLADGVRRQGRTGRGFTSTRSLMPMTGEKIGSVGTAKQLRSARHGFDKTESKTGRPPTRKPSDRKAYTRQKHTAINASADFLVGSDDGHEELVAAAKAVVNAAHSFSSPFWRQMEPFFGFISDSDIAYLKQQGNLESAVLTPAQVNSSVDFTVSNGYVSNEYETRNIEYPIEQLVLGTGDAHVIPICQRLIAALISEEDYGSVSEDLKVDAYGPEFDLDGELESNNLDHHSLVSFQVAGHTTFNGYRITGKPENDERETNILSIPNKSINSNFGHSKNGLISDQALMASRACSDFQYCNMQLNEKILLEIQSIGIYPETVPDVEQMRDQETSEEISKLEEKYHEQVSKRKSLLDRLLKSVSVTKELQEKEYERRAHDKLVAMAYQKYMTCWGPNATGGKSSSNKMARQAASAFVKRTLDRCRTYEDTGKSCFSEPLYRDIFISGFSNLNDARYGDTTAEGDSTKSYASIRYLEGSQQSPSQLSQNMDSYDIISQDVLVPLNHVSDQTGVKEDTWSNRVKKRELSLDDVCGTAGTSSAPSVMGSSLSSSAKGKRSERDRDGKGHNREVLSRNGTAKIGRPALSNVKGERKSKTKPKQKTTQLSVSVNGLLGKMSEQPKPTLPSVSKSSEMTTSSKVKEKDDFGFDALDDPESIDLSKLPGMDVLGVPDELDGQAGDLGSWLSVVDDDGLQDHDFMGLEIPMDDLSDLNMMV, from the exons ATGGCAACATCCAGCAAGTTTGATCTCTCATCTGGCAGCCCTGATAGACCATTATATGTCAGTGGGCAGCGTGGATCCCACATAGCTGCTTCATTGGACAGATCAGGTAGCTTTCGTGAGAGCATGGAGAACCCAATACTATCTTCCCTTCCGAACATGTCAAGAAGCACATCCACAGTAACCCAAGGAGATGTGATTAGCTTCCTCCAACAATCGCCCTTCGATCCAAAAGAGCATATGTCTATTCATAAAGGGGACTTTAAGGGACATATGAACGTTGTTCTTGGCATTTCACCAGATAAATCTCCCTCTGGTTCTATTAAAGGCAAGTTGCTACCATCTCCATCACCAGAGGACATCAAACGAGTCAAGGCTGGTCTTCGTGAAACCTCTGCCAAGGCCAG GGCACGTACGAAATCTCTCACTGAAGCCTTATTAGTATTCAACAAGTTTTTTCCAAGCATAGCTTCTAAAAAGAGATCTCGCTCAGAAGCTTATGCCAATGACCGATCAGGTGCAGTGATGTCAAGTGATCGATCAGGCATCGGGCATAGCATGGGTAAGATTGGGACTCAAAGTCATGCCATCCCTGGTGGTTTTGAACTTGAGCAGCAAAAATCAGAAGAGCGGACTAAAAATGCTGTCCCAAATAAGCGCACTCGAACTTCTTTGGGGGATGTGAGG ATGGATATGCGGAGTAATACTCTTGTCAGGCCAACTGGGGCTGTAGATAGGGATAGGGAAATGCTGAGGCTTCCAAATAGTGGTGCAGTTCAGGGTGAGGATAGGACTTTATCTATTGGAATCGATGGTTGGGAAAAgacaaaaatgaagaagaagcgTTCTGGGATAAAGCCAGATGCTTCTCCAAGTACAATACCAACTAAACCTATGGATGGCTACCGGGAAATTAAACAGGGAATGCAGCAAAGACCTGTTAGCGATGCCAGATCAAGGTTAAATAATGACTCTCATGGTTTTAG GCCAGGAGTGGCTAGTGGAGCTGTTGAAGTTGGAAAATCGGATGGAATCTCCCAACAGACTAGCTTGGGTATCCGTTCATCCGTCCCTAGGGCTGATCCAGATAGCAGTTCCCTTATCAATGATAGGAGGGAGCGCCCTACTGGTTCAGATAAGGAAAGGACGAATCTCAGAGCTGTTAATAA AGCAAATGTTCGTGATGATTCAAATTCAGCTAGTCCTACctcaaatacaaaaattaatgcATCTATCCGGGCTCCACGGTCAGGCTCAGGAGTTGCACCAAAGTTGTCTCCAGTTGTCCATAGAGCATCGATTTCCAATGATTGGGAATCTCATTGTACAAACAAGCCCCCTGTGGCTGTTGGAGCCAACAACCGCAAACGAATGGCATCAGCACGGTCTTCGTCTCCACCCGTTACCTGGGGAGGCCAGAGGCCACAGAAAAATTCCCGCATTGCGAGAAGATCTAATTTTGTTCCCATAGTTACAAGTAATGATGAAACTTCTGCTTTGGATAGCACATCTGATGTTACGGGTAATGATACTGGGTTGGGATTTGCTAAACGTTTGCCAGGAAATTCTCCTCAGCAAGTTAAGTTAAAAGGTGAACCATTGTCTTCAGCTGCATTATCTGAGAGTGAGGAGTCAGGGGCTGCTGAAATAAAATCCAGAGATAAAGTTAAAAAGTCTGATGATATAGAAGAGAAATCCATACAGAATGTTCAAAAGGTTTCCACTCTGGTCTTGCCATCAAGAAAGAATAAGCTGGTTAGTGGAGAAGACCTTGCAGATGGAGTTCGGAGGCAAGGGAGGACTGGACGAGGCTTTACTTCGACAAGGTCTCTCATGCCAATGACCGGAGAAAAGATCGGCAGTGTTGGAACTGCAAAACAACTTAGAAGTGCCAGGCATGGTTTTGACAAGACGGAAAG CAAGACTGGTCGTCCACCAACTAGAAAACCTTCTGACCGTAAGGCCTATACACGTCAAAAGCATACAGCAATAAATGCATCTGCAGATTTCCTTG TTGGTTCCGATGATGGACATGAAGAGCTTGTGGCAGCTGCAAAAGCTGTTGTAAATGCTG CTCATTCCTTTTCCAGTCCCTTTTGGAGGCAGATGGAgccattttttggttttatctcTGATTCAGACATTGCTTACTTAAAGCAACAG GGAAATCTTGAATCTGCAGTGCTGACACCAGCCCAAGTTAATTCAAGTGTAGATTTTACCGTCTCTAATGGATATGTTTCGAATGAATATGAAACAAGGAATATAGAATATCCAATTGAACAGTTAGTACTGGGTACAGGGGATGCTCATGTAATACCCATCTGTCAAAGACTCATAGCGGCGTTGATTTCAGAGGAGGATTATGGTAGTGTAAGTGAAGACCTCAAAGTTGATGCATATGGACCTGAATTTGATCTGGATGGAGAATTGGAATCAAATAACTTGGATCACCATTCACTGGTTAGCTTTCAGGTTGCTGGGCATACTACTTTTAACGGTTATAGAATAACTGGAAAGCCAGAAAATGATGAGCGTGAAACCAATATATTGAGCATCCCTAACAAATCAATCAACTCAAATTTTGGCCATTCGAAAAATGGCTTGATTTCAGATCAAGCATTGATGGCTAGCAGGGCATGTTCAGATTTTCAATATTGTAATATGCAGCTGAATGAAAAAATTCTTTTGGAGATTCAAAGTATTGGAATCTACCCAGAAACAGTG CCTGATGTAGAGCAGATGAGAGATCAAGAAACCAGTgaagaaataagtaaattagaGGAGAAGTATCATGAACAG GTTTCCAAGAGGAAAAGCTTGCTAGATAGATTGTTGAAGTCTGTCTCAGTAACAAAAGAACTCCAAGAAAA GGAGTATGAACGCCGAGCACATGACAAACTTGTTGCAATGGCTTATCAAAAGTATATG ACTTGTTGGGGTCCTAATGCCACTGGTGGGAAGAGTTCCAGTAATAAAATGGCCAGGCAAGCTGCCTCAGCATTTGTAAAACGGACATTAGATCGGTGTCGCACATATGAAGATACAGGCAAGAGCTGCTTCAGCGAGCCCTTATATAGGGATATATTTATTTCTGGGTTTTCTAACCTCAATGATGCACGGTATGGGGATACCACCGCAGAAGGTGATTCTACCAAATCATATGCCTCCATCCGTTATTTGGAAG GTTCACAACAAAGCCCGTCACAATTGAGTCAGAATATGGATAGCTATGATATTATCTCTCAAGATGTGCTGGTGCCTCTAAATCACGTATCTGATCAAACTGGTGTTAAAGAAGACACATGGTCAAATAGGGTGAAGAAGAGGGAGTTGTCCCTTGATGATGTTTGTGGTACTGCTGGTACTTCAAGTGCTCCATCTGTCATGGGAAGCTCTTTATCAAGCAGTGCAAAAGGAAAGAGGAGTGAGAGGGACAGAGATGGAAAAGGGCATAACAGAGAGGTGTTGTCGAGAAATGGAACTGCAAAAATTGGCCGGCCAGCATTATCCAATGTTAAGGGTGAGAGGAAATCGAAAACCAAGCCTAAACAGAAAACAACTCAGCTATCAGTTTCGGTAAATGGTCTTCTTGGAAAGATGTCAGAGCAACCGAAACCCACATTGCCTTCTGTATCAAAATCAAGTGAAATGACCACCAGTAGCAAGGTCAAGGAAAAAGATGATTTCGGATTTGATGCGTTAGATGACCCTGAGTCTATTGACTTGTCGAAACTACCAGGAATGGATGTACTAGGTGTTCCTGATGAACTTGATGGTCAAGCAGGAGATTTGGGTTCATGGTTGAgtgttgttgatgatgatggaTTGCAAGATCACGACTTTATGGGCCTTGAAATTCCCATGGATGACCTTTCAGACTTAAATATGATGGTGTGA